The following coding sequences are from one Thermostaphylospora chromogena window:
- a CDS encoding carbohydrate ABC transporter permease translates to MTAIAQTQRPSRARKRDRRDPFRATPLTKAALIFTIFLSVFPLYWMVVIASRTTAQAVDVPPPLLPGGNLGENIRRVFATENANFITGLTNSLIVSSTVTVSVVLISTMAGFAFARLRFRGRKVLLGSILLTMMVPIQQMGVVPLYQLMVELEWTGTLQAVILPFLLNGFGVFLMTQYTEQAVPYELVEAARVDGASTMRIYWNVVLPAVRPGMAVLALQTFMLNWNEFMWPLIVLTPENPTVQVSISFLTGTHTTDYALIFTGTALSVLPLLIVFIVFGRQIVGGLMEGAVKA, encoded by the coding sequence ATGACGGCGATCGCGCAGACCCAACGGCCGTCCCGGGCGCGCAAGCGCGACAGGAGGGACCCCTTCCGGGCGACCCCGTTGACCAAGGCGGCCCTGATCTTCACCATCTTCCTGTCCGTCTTCCCCCTGTACTGGATGGTGGTCATCGCCTCGCGGACCACCGCGCAGGCCGTGGACGTGCCCCCGCCGCTGCTGCCCGGCGGCAACCTGGGCGAGAACATCCGAAGGGTTTTCGCCACCGAGAACGCCAACTTCATCACCGGCCTGACGAACTCGCTCATCGTCAGCTCCACCGTGACCGTCTCGGTCGTGCTGATCTCCACGATGGCCGGTTTCGCGTTCGCCCGGCTGCGCTTCCGCGGGCGCAAGGTGCTGCTCGGTTCCATCCTCCTGACGATGATGGTGCCGATCCAGCAGATGGGAGTCGTGCCGCTGTACCAGCTCATGGTGGAGCTGGAGTGGACCGGCACCCTGCAGGCGGTGATCCTGCCGTTCCTGCTCAACGGCTTCGGCGTGTTCCTGATGACCCAGTACACCGAGCAGGCCGTGCCGTACGAGCTGGTCGAGGCGGCCCGCGTGGACGGCGCTTCCACGATGCGGATCTACTGGAACGTCGTGCTGCCCGCCGTGCGGCCGGGCATGGCGGTCCTCGCGTTGCAGACGTTCATGCTCAACTGGAACGAGTTCATGTGGCCGCTGATCGTGCTGACGCCGGAGAACCCGACGGTCCAGGTATCGATCTCCTTCCTCACCGGAACCCACACCACGGACTACGCCCTCATCTTCACCGGGACGGCGCTGTCCGTTCTCCCCCTGCTCATCGTCTTCATCGTGTTCGGCCGACAGATCGTCGGCGGCCTCATGGAAGGTGCAGTCAAGGCGTGA
- a CDS encoding carbohydrate ABC transporter permease: MISPYFLLFTAFGLFPLAFTFWVSLQKYELAGDAEFNGLGNYITLLGDEDFWNAVINTVGIFIIATVPQLLLALMLANALNKRIRGQLFFRMGVLLPLVTSVVAVAVVFTQLYGRDYGMINWLLGFFGIENIAWQNHKWSSWIAIATMVDWRWTGYNAIIYLAAMQTIPRDLYEAASLDGASPRRQFWQITLPLLRPVIIFTVFVSTIGGLTLFAEPVMFDGGRMSGGSTGQFQTVAMFIVEQGFRQFEYGYAATAAWMLFVLILIGVLINYSLVRRIGGSR; the protein is encoded by the coding sequence TTGATCTCTCCCTATTTCCTGCTGTTCACCGCGTTCGGTCTCTTCCCCCTCGCCTTCACCTTCTGGGTCTCGCTGCAAAAGTACGAGCTGGCGGGGGACGCGGAGTTCAACGGCCTCGGCAACTACATCACCCTGCTGGGGGACGAGGACTTCTGGAACGCGGTCATCAACACGGTGGGCATCTTCATCATCGCCACCGTCCCGCAGCTGCTGCTCGCCCTGATGCTCGCCAACGCGCTGAACAAGCGCATCCGCGGGCAGCTGTTCTTCCGCATGGGCGTGCTCCTGCCCCTGGTCACCTCCGTCGTCGCGGTCGCGGTGGTCTTCACCCAGCTCTACGGCCGCGACTACGGCATGATCAACTGGCTGCTCGGCTTCTTCGGCATCGAGAACATCGCCTGGCAGAACCACAAGTGGTCCTCCTGGATCGCCATCGCCACGATGGTCGACTGGCGCTGGACGGGCTACAACGCGATCATCTACCTGGCCGCGATGCAGACCATCCCGCGCGACCTGTATGAGGCGGCGTCTTTGGACGGTGCCAGCCCGCGCCGGCAGTTCTGGCAGATCACGCTGCCGCTGCTGCGCCCGGTCATCATCTTCACGGTCTTCGTCTCCACCATCGGCGGCCTCACCCTGTTCGCCGAGCCCGTCATGTTCGACGGCGGGCGGATGAGCGGTGGCAGCACCGGCCAGTTCCAGACCGTCGCCATGTTCATCGTCGAGCAGGGATTCCGGCAGTTCGAGTACGGCTACGCCGCGACCGCCGCCTGGATGCTGTTCGTGCTGATCCTCATCGGCGTGCTCATCAACTACTCGCTCGTCCGGCGGATCGGAGGTTCCCGATGA
- a CDS encoding ABC transporter substrate-binding protein, with translation MMMNKRRGRLAAAAVVMATALGLTAACGGGDEPTASGDGSSAPGKITLTLQTFGGGTNFGYKAAVEKWNRENPNIQVKHVNVSADFENEYWPQMLNWLQSGKGAGDVVGIDEGGMGLAKARPQFFTDLAQYGLDSRKSDYPEWKWENGINAEGKLFALGTDVGGMAVCYRKDLFEKAGLPTDREEVAKLWPTWDDFIKVGQQFQEKVPDVKFVDGLNTWFNVVLSQEAAKHGNVSYYDRENNLIVETNPAVKAAFDFAAKVNEAGISAKLRNFQDPWFAGMRKGAFATLGCPGWMLGVVQGTITEDGEKPEQGKGDWDVAAVPGGSGNWGGSWLAVPKQSKYPKEAAQLLNYLTSPEVQLMAFEEGGNLPSTIPAQDSEKLQSAVNEWFSNAPLGEIFGPSIKTLPPIFLGEKHSQTKSKVENVILGMDDGSIPADQAWQRLVEEAKKVAEG, from the coding sequence ATGATGATGAACAAGCGCCGCGGCAGGCTGGCGGCCGCGGCTGTGGTCATGGCCACCGCGCTCGGTCTGACAGCGGCCTGCGGCGGTGGCGATGAGCCGACGGCGTCGGGGGACGGCTCATCCGCCCCCGGTAAGATCACGCTCACGCTGCAGACGTTCGGTGGCGGTACCAACTTCGGCTACAAGGCGGCCGTGGAGAAGTGGAACCGCGAGAACCCGAACATCCAGGTCAAGCACGTCAACGTGTCGGCCGACTTCGAGAACGAGTACTGGCCCCAGATGCTGAACTGGCTGCAGTCGGGCAAGGGCGCCGGTGACGTCGTCGGCATCGACGAGGGCGGCATGGGCTTGGCCAAGGCTCGTCCGCAGTTCTTCACCGACCTCGCCCAGTACGGGCTGGACAGCCGCAAGTCCGACTACCCCGAGTGGAAGTGGGAGAACGGCATCAACGCCGAGGGCAAGCTGTTCGCGCTCGGCACCGACGTCGGCGGCATGGCGGTCTGCTACCGCAAGGACCTCTTCGAGAAGGCCGGCCTGCCCACCGACCGCGAGGAGGTGGCCAAGCTCTGGCCCACCTGGGACGACTTCATCAAGGTCGGCCAGCAGTTCCAGGAGAAGGTGCCCGACGTCAAGTTCGTCGACGGCCTGAACACCTGGTTCAACGTGGTCCTGTCCCAGGAGGCCGCCAAGCACGGCAACGTCTCCTACTACGACCGGGAGAACAACCTGATCGTCGAGACCAACCCGGCGGTCAAGGCGGCCTTCGACTTCGCCGCCAAGGTCAACGAGGCGGGTATCTCCGCCAAGCTGCGTAACTTCCAGGACCCGTGGTTCGCCGGCATGCGCAAGGGCGCCTTCGCCACCCTCGGCTGCCCGGGCTGGATGCTGGGCGTCGTCCAGGGCACCATCACCGAGGACGGTGAGAAGCCCGAGCAGGGCAAGGGCGACTGGGACGTCGCCGCGGTGCCGGGTGGCAGCGGTAACTGGGGCGGCTCGTGGCTGGCCGTGCCTAAGCAGAGCAAGTACCCCAAGGAGGCCGCCCAGCTGCTCAACTACCTGACCAGCCCCGAGGTCCAGCTGATGGCCTTCGAGGAGGGCGGCAACCTGCCCAGCACCATTCCGGCGCAGGACAGCGAGAAGCTGCAGAGCGCGGTCAACGAGTGGTTCTCCAACGCGCCGCTCGGTGAGATCTTCGGCCCGTCCATCAAGACGCTGCCGCCGATCTTCCTGGGTGAGAAGCACTCCCAGACCAAGTCCAAGGTCGAGAACGTCATCCTCGGCATGGACGACGGCTCCATCCCCGCCGACCAGGCGTGGCAGCGACTCGTCGAGGAGGCCAAGAAGGTGGCGGAGGGCTGA
- a CDS encoding CHAP domain-containing protein, with amino-acid sequence MPENRIAPSSRPPRRTAPATANPPSPAPRDPFRALSLIPAHDASRECARPGHGEAVPPLPIPQGARSRLFGAALCTLMCTGVFAAPAAHAEVRTETGAAESAKTATARGGAAPPKNTDDGGGKKVTAQDVIDLALKQVGISENAYGGGTKFHEWYMSSPRARETLNRDGGRLQDYANAPWCAMFVSWLGSKLGIESTMGWDAYTVTHAAWFRDNGRWGTKNASPGAVVFFDWSGGKAISGIDHVGIVVKDNGDGTITTVEGNTGNGRVETRVRPKSVVVGYGYPEYADD; translated from the coding sequence ATGCCCGAAAACCGGATCGCCCCTTCCTCCCGTCCTCCCCGACGAACGGCGCCGGCGACGGCGAATCCCCCCTCCCCCGCCCCGCGCGATCCCTTCCGCGCCCTGTCCCTCATTCCCGCGCACGACGCCTCCCGCGAGTGCGCCCGCCCCGGCCACGGGGAGGCCGTCCCCCCTCTTCCCATCCCGCAGGGCGCGCGGAGCCGGCTGTTCGGCGCCGCGCTGTGCACGCTCATGTGCACCGGCGTCTTCGCCGCACCGGCCGCCCACGCCGAGGTCCGCACCGAGACCGGCGCCGCCGAGTCGGCGAAGACCGCGACCGCGCGAGGCGGGGCGGCGCCCCCGAAGAACACCGACGACGGCGGCGGGAAGAAGGTCACCGCGCAGGACGTCATCGACCTCGCCCTGAAGCAGGTGGGCATCAGCGAGAACGCCTACGGCGGCGGCACGAAGTTCCACGAGTGGTACATGTCCTCGCCGCGGGCGCGGGAGACCCTGAACCGCGACGGCGGCAGGCTCCAGGACTACGCCAACGCCCCCTGGTGCGCCATGTTCGTGTCGTGGCTGGGCAGCAAGCTCGGCATCGAGTCCACCATGGGCTGGGACGCCTACACCGTCACCCACGCCGCCTGGTTCCGCGACAACGGCCGATGGGGCACCAAGAACGCCTCGCCCGGCGCGGTGGTGTTCTTCGACTGGAGCGGCGGCAAGGCCATCAGCGGCATCGACCACGTGGGCATCGTGGTCAAGGACAACGGCGACGGCACGATCACGACCGTCGAGGGCAACACGGGCAACGGCAGGGTCGAGACCCGGGTCCGCCCCAAATCCGTGGTCGTCGGCTACGGCTACCCCGAGTACGCCGACGACTGA
- a CDS encoding DUF6716 putative glycosyltransferase, with protein sequence MKVLAVADSDSYLKWAACLLDGLPGSTVELALLRTPIAPSPAQVEAALTGTRAAGTPVVPLPARRVRRIAERFRPDAILLACTGPVVDVLAADVLDGMRPRPVLVSGLPGISVPATERAWIFRSGCDLFVVHSTREVEEFSAIGRRLGGGGWIGLARLPFLDGPAPDAGPPGNGPRDRVVFATQAKVPRRREERESILIALAELAARRPDLDVVVKLRALGGERQTHNERHPYDRLWASLVERGAVPDGAVRFAAGSMHEHLSRAAGFVTVSSTAALEAIARSVPLLVLDDFGVSAEMINLVFEGSGCLGGLEELVKGAFRTPDEEWCRANYFHAPGLADWTLRLAELVDLARAGRLRPAESLLDGPEHAAARRRARLRAEVPPNVLRAGYRAKRRVRRYVRPR encoded by the coding sequence GTGAAGGTCCTGGCGGTCGCCGACTCGGACTCCTATCTGAAATGGGCCGCGTGCCTGCTCGACGGCCTGCCCGGCAGCACGGTCGAGCTGGCTCTGCTGCGCACGCCCATCGCACCCTCCCCCGCCCAGGTCGAAGCCGCCCTGACCGGCACCCGGGCGGCGGGGACCCCGGTCGTCCCCCTGCCGGCGCGGCGGGTGCGCCGGATCGCGGAGCGTTTCCGGCCCGACGCGATACTGCTGGCCTGCACCGGGCCCGTGGTGGACGTGCTGGCCGCCGACGTCCTGGACGGCATGCGGCCCCGCCCCGTGCTCGTCTCCGGGCTGCCCGGCATCTCGGTGCCCGCCACCGAGCGCGCCTGGATCTTCCGCAGCGGCTGTGACCTGTTCGTGGTGCACAGCACCCGGGAGGTCGAGGAGTTCTCCGCCATAGGCCGCCGGCTCGGCGGCGGAGGCTGGATCGGGCTGGCCCGGCTGCCGTTCCTGGACGGTCCCGCTCCGGACGCGGGGCCGCCGGGGAACGGCCCGCGCGACCGGGTGGTCTTCGCCACGCAGGCGAAGGTGCCGCGCCGCCGGGAGGAGCGGGAGAGCATCCTGATCGCCCTTGCCGAGCTGGCCGCCCGCCGCCCGGACCTGGACGTGGTCGTGAAACTGCGGGCGCTGGGCGGCGAACGGCAGACCCACAACGAGCGCCACCCCTACGACCGGCTGTGGGCCTCGCTGGTGGAGCGGGGCGCGGTCCCCGACGGAGCGGTGCGCTTCGCGGCCGGCTCCATGCACGAGCACCTGTCGCGCGCCGCCGGATTCGTGACGGTCAGCTCGACGGCCGCCCTGGAGGCCATCGCCCGTTCGGTGCCGCTGCTCGTGCTCGACGACTTCGGCGTCAGCGCCGAGATGATCAACCTGGTGTTCGAGGGGAGCGGCTGCCTCGGCGGTCTGGAGGAGCTGGTCAAGGGCGCCTTCCGCACGCCGGACGAGGAATGGTGCCGGGCCAACTACTTCCACGCGCCGGGCCTGGCCGACTGGACGCTCCGCCTCGCCGAGCTGGTGGACCTGGCGCGGGCCGGCCGCCTGCGCCCCGCCGAGTCCCTGCTCGACGGTCCCGAGCACGCCGCGGCGCGGCGGCGCGCCCGGCTGCGCGCGGAGGTGCCGCCGAACGTGCTGCGCGCCGGCTACCGCGCCAAGCGCCGCGTCCGCCGCTACGTCCGGCCTCGCTGA
- a CDS encoding polysialyltransferase family glycosyltransferase, whose product MTRVFYASTLFGAMTLAAAIDAGRFGPRRERRLLVVSCNTAIPEIATALHETPAFAALRSRFDEIRSWNEVIAPLHPSDWRPRALEVPLLSRLVAAYLGLDGPPSELVCESIAVPPARAIAGLLRDCPITVYADGLMSYGPTRDPLPLEISCRLSRLLHLDLVPGLAPLLLREYGVPAEPVPDEAFTCVVRQVADLPEVGGALEEDLAGTPMILGQYLSALEVLTAEEEAGLHADMLAGLAARGHTRVIFKPHPGAGPARPRALRRAAEELGVRLVVVDETVPAEVCFAVLRPALVVSCFSTGLATARRFFGLPVATVGCELLLERLTPYENSNRVPATVVDATVPRLERDGTLHEPGLPPKRLGGLVEAVGYCMQSAAHPGLREAAERHIAEFGVQRYFKRRRLAALDLLPPEPEPDPAPEPSPVRGGVLRRLRRRFSS is encoded by the coding sequence ATGACCCGGGTCTTCTACGCCTCGACGCTGTTCGGCGCCATGACGCTCGCCGCGGCGATCGACGCCGGCCGGTTCGGGCCGCGCCGGGAGCGGCGGCTGCTGGTGGTGTCGTGCAACACGGCGATCCCGGAGATCGCGACCGCCCTGCACGAGACGCCCGCCTTCGCGGCGCTGCGCTCGCGCTTCGACGAGATCCGCTCGTGGAACGAGGTCATCGCACCGCTGCACCCGTCGGACTGGAGGCCGCGCGCCCTCGAGGTGCCGTTGCTGTCCCGGCTGGTGGCGGCCTACCTCGGTCTCGACGGGCCGCCCTCGGAGCTGGTCTGCGAGTCCATCGCGGTCCCCCCGGCGCGGGCGATCGCCGGGCTGCTGCGCGACTGCCCGATCACCGTGTACGCCGACGGGCTGATGAGCTACGGGCCCACCCGCGATCCGCTCCCCCTGGAGATCTCCTGCCGGCTGTCCCGGCTGCTCCACCTGGACCTGGTGCCCGGCCTGGCACCGCTGCTGCTGCGCGAGTACGGCGTTCCCGCCGAGCCCGTGCCCGACGAGGCGTTCACCTGCGTCGTCCGGCAGGTGGCGGACCTGCCGGAGGTGGGCGGGGCGCTCGAGGAGGACCTGGCCGGCACGCCGATGATCCTCGGCCAGTACCTGTCCGCGCTGGAGGTCCTGACCGCCGAGGAGGAGGCGGGACTGCACGCGGACATGCTCGCCGGGCTGGCCGCCCGCGGCCACACCCGGGTGATCTTCAAGCCGCACCCGGGGGCGGGCCCGGCCCGGCCGCGCGCGCTCCGCCGGGCGGCCGAGGAGCTGGGCGTGCGGCTGGTCGTGGTGGACGAGACGGTGCCCGCCGAGGTGTGCTTCGCCGTCCTGCGGCCCGCCCTGGTGGTGAGCTGCTTCTCCACCGGGCTGGCGACCGCGCGGCGGTTCTTCGGCCTGCCGGTGGCGACGGTGGGGTGCGAGCTGCTGCTGGAACGGCTCACGCCGTACGAGAACAGCAACCGCGTTCCGGCCACCGTCGTCGACGCGACCGTGCCCCGTCTGGAGCGCGACGGGACGCTGCACGAGCCCGGTCTGCCGCCGAAGCGGCTGGGCGGGCTGGTGGAGGCGGTGGGCTACTGCATGCAGAGCGCCGCGCATCCCGGGTTGCGGGAGGCGGCCGAGCGGCACATCGCCGAGTTCGGCGTCCAGCGGTACTTCAAGCGCAGGCGGCTGGCGGCCCTGGATCTGCTGCCGCCGGAACCCGAACCGGACCCCGCCCCCGAGCCGTCCCCGGTCCGCGGCGGCGTGCTGCGCCGCCTGCGCCGCAGGTTCTCCTCCTGA
- a CDS encoding glycosyltransferase family 2 protein produces the protein MDGRVTLSVVVPVRDAEPYLGDALASLARNNRRDFEFIVVDDGSRDATGEIAEEFRGTVLPGLRVERNPAPVGLADARNRGLSLASGRYVTFLDGDDWLAPGYLPELVAAIDGLGCDFVRVDHVRVEGRRRTVHRAPAPRRGTVLDARAGLAPVDSRAMVDYPYAWAGIYRRSLGDLLAFPGGLHTAEDRPWIWRLHRLAGSFAAVPLHGVFYRRGVPGSLTTIGDERQLHFFDAFELVLREAEEEPRYLPKAVRMFCALLAHHLELRERFTGELLARFTARGAQMLRRLPERTLAETLDRLEPERERVLRALLEEGAAEPSGGAVRPPERTQRR, from the coding sequence GTGGACGGGCGGGTGACGCTGTCGGTGGTGGTGCCGGTCCGGGACGCCGAGCCGTACCTCGGTGACGCGCTCGCCTCGCTGGCCCGCAACAACCGCCGCGACTTCGAGTTCATCGTGGTGGACGACGGGTCGCGGGACGCCACGGGCGAGATCGCCGAGGAGTTCCGCGGCACCGTCCTGCCCGGTCTGCGCGTGGAGCGGAACCCGGCCCCGGTGGGGCTGGCCGACGCCCGCAACCGCGGCCTGTCGCTCGCCTCCGGCCGCTACGTGACCTTCCTGGACGGCGACGACTGGCTGGCCCCCGGCTACCTGCCCGAGCTGGTGGCCGCCATCGACGGTCTGGGGTGCGACTTCGTCCGGGTGGACCACGTGCGGGTCGAGGGACGCAGGCGCACCGTCCACCGCGCCCCGGCGCCCCGGCGCGGGACGGTGCTCGACGCCCGCGCCGGACTGGCGCCGGTCGACAGCAGGGCGATGGTGGACTACCCCTACGCCTGGGCCGGGATCTACCGGCGGTCCCTCGGCGATCTGCTCGCCTTCCCCGGCGGCCTGCACACCGCTGAGGACCGGCCGTGGATATGGCGGCTGCACCGGCTGGCGGGCTCGTTCGCCGCGGTGCCGCTGCACGGGGTGTTCTACCGCCGCGGCGTGCCGGGCTCGCTCACCACGATCGGCGACGAACGCCAGCTGCACTTCTTCGACGCCTTCGAGCTGGTACTGCGGGAGGCCGAGGAGGAGCCGCGGTATCTGCCGAAGGCCGTGCGCATGTTCTGCGCGCTGCTGGCGCACCACCTGGAGCTGCGGGAGCGCTTCACCGGCGAGCTGCTCGCGCGGTTCACCGCGCGGGGCGCGCAGATGCTGCGCCGGCTCCCGGAGCGGACGCTGGCCGAGACCCTGGACCGCCTGGAGCCCGAACGGGAACGGGTGCTGCGCGCCCTGCTGGAGGAGGGAGCGGCGGAGCCGTCCGGCGGGGCCGTCCGGCCGCCGGAGAGGACGCAGCGCCGATGA
- a CDS encoding N-acetylneuraminate synthase family protein yields MRVLAVVPARGGSVGVPLKNLAHVGGTPLVARAVRACLRAELVDEVIVSTDHDGIAEAARDAGARVVERPAELSDPTASSESAVLHVLDQLDADPEVVILVQCTSPFIDPTDLDAAVAKVLDGRADVVFSGVATHEFLWSVTGAGINHDPAVRPRRQEREPEYRETGAFYVMRTAGLRERGHRFFGTIAVQEVPAAHAIEVDEPRDLEIVRALAPFTDEPEPIDVDAVITDFDGVHTDDRAYIDQHGREMVAVSRSDGLGIAMLRRSGVKVLIMSTEHNPVVSARARKLGVPVLQGLTDKRTVLRDWLEIEGLDPARVAYVGNDINDLGPMSEVGWPVAVPEAHPRVRAAARVLLTRPGGAGAVRELCDRVLAARPVEARPRTADRGTAASAPSRAVRPPLTAVPRSGASAPPVAVGDLLVGAGHPVYVIGEIGINHNGDLDIARRLIDVAAEAGCQAVKFQKRTPEICVPEEQRGQIRQTPWGEMTYLEYKKRTEFGREEYTRIAEHCAERGLQWFASPWDVPSVRFLEEMDVVAHKVPSAAVTDLELLRELASTGKPIILSTGMSTLEEIDRAVEILGTDKLIIMHATSTYPLPPEEANLRTILTLQERYGVPVGYSGHERGLQISLAAVTLGAVAVERHITLDRTMWGSDHAASLEPSGLKHLVRDIRIIETALGDGVKRVFPGEEAPKARLRRVTV; encoded by the coding sequence GTGCGTGTCCTGGCCGTTGTCCCCGCCCGCGGCGGTTCCGTTGGCGTCCCGCTGAAGAACCTCGCCCACGTGGGCGGAACGCCTTTGGTGGCACGCGCCGTGCGGGCGTGCCTGCGGGCCGAGCTCGTCGATGAGGTGATCGTCAGCACCGACCACGACGGGATCGCGGAGGCGGCCCGGGATGCGGGCGCCCGGGTGGTCGAGCGCCCGGCCGAGCTGAGCGATCCCACCGCCTCCAGCGAGTCCGCGGTGCTGCACGTACTCGACCAGCTCGACGCCGACCCCGAGGTGGTGATCCTGGTCCAGTGCACCAGCCCGTTCATCGACCCCACCGACCTCGACGCCGCCGTCGCCAAAGTGCTGGACGGCCGCGCCGACGTGGTCTTCTCCGGGGTCGCCACGCACGAGTTCCTATGGAGCGTCACCGGCGCCGGGATCAACCACGACCCGGCCGTCCGGCCGCGCCGCCAGGAACGTGAGCCGGAGTACCGCGAAACCGGTGCGTTCTACGTCATGCGGACCGCCGGTCTGCGCGAGCGCGGCCACCGCTTCTTCGGCACCATCGCCGTGCAGGAGGTGCCCGCCGCCCACGCGATCGAGGTGGACGAGCCCCGCGATCTGGAGATCGTCCGGGCCCTGGCGCCGTTCACGGACGAACCCGAGCCGATCGACGTGGACGCGGTGATCACCGACTTCGACGGCGTGCACACCGACGACCGCGCCTACATCGACCAGCACGGCCGGGAGATGGTGGCGGTCAGCCGCTCCGACGGCCTGGGCATCGCGATGCTGCGCCGCTCCGGGGTCAAGGTGCTGATCATGTCCACCGAGCACAACCCGGTGGTGTCCGCGCGAGCCCGCAAACTGGGCGTTCCCGTGCTGCAGGGGCTGACCGACAAGCGCACCGTACTGCGCGACTGGCTGGAGATCGAAGGGCTCGACCCGGCGCGGGTCGCCTACGTCGGCAACGACATCAACGACCTCGGTCCGATGAGCGAGGTCGGCTGGCCCGTCGCGGTGCCCGAGGCGCACCCGAGGGTGCGGGCCGCGGCGCGGGTGCTGCTCACCCGGCCGGGCGGGGCCGGCGCCGTGCGGGAACTGTGCGATCGGGTGCTGGCGGCGCGACCGGTCGAGGCGCGGCCCAGGACCGCCGATCGCGGCACCGCCGCGTCCGCCCCCTCCCGGGCCGTCCGGCCGCCGCTCACCGCGGTTCCCCGTTCCGGCGCGTCCGCGCCGCCCGTGGCCGTCGGCGACCTGCTCGTCGGCGCCGGTCACCCGGTCTACGTGATCGGCGAGATCGGCATCAACCACAACGGCGATCTGGACATCGCCCGCAGGCTCATCGACGTGGCCGCGGAGGCCGGCTGCCAGGCGGTGAAGTTCCAGAAACGCACGCCGGAGATCTGCGTGCCGGAGGAGCAGCGCGGGCAGATCCGCCAGACGCCCTGGGGCGAGATGACCTACCTGGAGTACAAGAAGCGGACCGAGTTCGGCCGCGAGGAGTACACCCGGATCGCCGAGCACTGCGCCGAGCGCGGCCTGCAATGGTTCGCCTCCCCCTGGGACGTGCCTTCCGTCCGCTTCCTGGAGGAGATGGACGTCGTCGCGCACAAGGTGCCCTCGGCCGCGGTGACGGACCTGGAGCTGCTGCGGGAGCTGGCCTCGACCGGCAAGCCGATCATCCTGTCCACCGGCATGTCCACCCTGGAGGAGATCGACCGGGCGGTGGAGATCCTCGGCACCGACAAGCTGATCATCATGCACGCGACCTCCACCTACCCGCTGCCTCCCGAGGAGGCCAACCTGCGGACGATCCTCACCCTCCAGGAGCGGTACGGCGTTCCGGTCGGCTACTCCGGCCACGAGCGCGGCCTGCAGATCTCGCTGGCGGCGGTGACCCTGGGCGCGGTGGCCGTGGAGCGGCACATCACCCTCGACCGCACCATGTGGGGGTCGGACCACGCCGCGTCCCTGGAGCCGTCCGGCCTCAAGCACCTGGTGCGGGACATCCGGATCATCGAGACCGCGCTCGGCGACGGCGTGAAGCGGGTCTTCCCCGGCGAGGAGGCCCCCAAGGCCCGGCTGCGGCGGGTGACGGTCTGA